Proteins encoded within one genomic window of Flavobacterium oreochromis:
- a CDS encoding RNA-binding S4 domain-containing protein, with protein sequence MRIDKYLWCVRYYKTRNMVTEACKKNQITVNGITAKPSKEVFPGDKVTFRKDQITYSIQVLDIPANRVGAKLVDIYRRDETPEEAFAHLEMLKLSKAHYRKYGEGRPTKKDRRDLDEFELDFENEFEDESE encoded by the coding sequence ATGCGTATTGATAAATATTTATGGTGTGTACGATATTACAAAACTCGCAACATGGTAACCGAAGCCTGTAAAAAAAACCAAATAACAGTAAATGGAATTACAGCTAAGCCTTCTAAAGAAGTTTTTCCTGGAGACAAAGTTACTTTTAGAAAAGACCAGATTACCTATAGCATTCAAGTTTTAGATATCCCTGCAAACCGAGTAGGCGCAAAACTAGTAGACATATACAGAAGAGATGAAACACCAGAAGAAGCATTTGCTCATCTAGAAATGCTTAAACTTTCTAAAGCTCATTATAGAAAATATGGAGAAGGTAGACCTACCAAAAAAGATCGTCGTGATCTAGACGAATTTGAGTTAGATTTTGAAAATGAATTTGAAGATGAATCTGAATAA
- a CDS encoding SAM-dependent methyltransferase, whose product MNLNNNYWENRYLKNEIGWDVGSITQPLKSYIDQLKNKDLKILIPGGGNSYEFEYLIQKGFKNTHVLDYAQTPIKNIKKRLPKVPNHQIICEDFFSHKDHYDLIIEQTFFCALSPSLRKEYVLKMNSLLIPQGKIAGLLFEFPLTSESPPFGGSKEEYQTLFSPHFNIKTLETAYNSIKPRQGKELFFIFTKK is encoded by the coding sequence ATGAATCTGAATAATAATTATTGGGAAAATCGATATCTAAAAAATGAAATAGGTTGGGATGTTGGCTCCATTACTCAACCTCTAAAATCTTATATTGATCAATTAAAAAATAAAGATCTTAAAATTCTAATTCCCGGAGGAGGAAACTCATATGAATTTGAGTATTTAATTCAGAAAGGTTTTAAAAACACTCATGTTCTTGATTATGCCCAAACACCTATTAAAAACATCAAAAAAAGGCTACCTAAAGTACCCAATCATCAAATTATATGTGAGGATTTTTTCTCACATAAAGATCATTACGACCTAATTATAGAACAAACTTTTTTTTGTGCACTTTCTCCTTCTTTGCGAAAAGAATACGTATTAAAAATGAATTCTTTATTAATTCCACAAGGCAAAATAGCAGGTTTATTATTTGAGTTTCCTTTAACAAGCGAAAGCCCTCCTTTTGGTGGTTCAAAAGAAGAATATCAAACTTTATTTTCACCTCATTTCAATATAAAAACATTAGAAACGGCTTACAATTCAAT